The DNA segment CGGCAGGATTTTTCCCGGCCCGGCGGGCGGCCAATCTGCAGCCGGTGCAGGCCCTTAAACTGTTTTGAGATTATGAATTTTAAAATCGTCTATAATGTTTTCATGCGCGATTTCAGGAAACAGAAAAAGCGGATGACTTTGACTATCCTGGCGATCGCCTGGGGGACGATTTCGATAATGCTCCTGCTAGCTTTCGGCGAGGGCCTGAAACAGCAGATGGGGCGCAACCAGAAGGGATTGGGCGAAGGGATCGCCATTGTCTGGGGCGGACAGACCTCGATTCCGTACAAGGGCATGGGGCGGGGACGGCCGATCCGTTTGACGGCCGACGATATCGAGTACCTCAGGGAGCGGATGCCGGAACTCAAAAATATCGGCGGCGAGTATCTTAACTGGGGAATCGATTTGCGCTACAAAGATAAAGTTTATTCGGAACTGGTCTGCGGCCTGTATCCCTGTTATGAAGATATCCGCACTCATTATCCCCAGGCCGGCGGGAGATTTATCAACGAGACCGACATGAACGAAAAACGGCGCGTAGTTTTTTTGGGGAATAAATTGAAGGAAAAATTGTTCGGGGCGGAAGACGCGGTCGGCAAGATCATGCTGATAAATTCCATTCCTTTTACGGTTATCGGGGTTATGCAGGAAAAAATGCAGATGGGGATGTATCACGGCCCGGATGAGACGACCGCCAATATCCCGGCGACCACGTTCGCGGCCATATTCGGCTATCGGTATTTGAGCAATATGGTTTATCAACCGTATGATATAAACGATATGAAGGGAGTCGAGAAGCACGCTATCGCGCTTCTGGCCGCCAAATATAAATATGACCCCAAAGACGAGCAGGCCCTTCAGGTCTGGGATGCCGCTTCCTCGGCCCGGGAATTTGCGAATATGCTGTTAGGCATACAGCTCTTCCTGGGGATTATCGGCGGAATGTCGCTCTTGATCGCCGGGGTCGGGGTGGCCAACATTATGTATGTATCAATCAAGGAGCGGACCCGGGAAATAGGGATAAAGATGGCTATCGGGGCGAGGAAGAAATATATCTTATCGCAATTTTTGATGGAGGCGATATCGATAACGGCGGTGGGGGGATTTTTCGGTATGTCGCTGAGTTATATCNTGACGGAGTCATTCAAAATGATCAGGATTCAGAGCGATGTTCTGGATTTCATGGGGCGCCCGACGGTTTCTCCGGAGATCGGAATAATTGTCATATTGATCCTGGGATCGCTGGGGCTGATATCGGGGATATTTCCGGCTATGCGGGCGGCCTCGGTAAACCCGGTGGAATCATTACGATACGAGTAAACGGCACTTTGGCACGAGGTAAAGATCATGATAAATATGAAAGAGTTGCGCAAGAAATATAATACCGGTAAGGTCGAGTTCGAGGCCCTGCGGGGGATAGATCTCAATGTTGACCGGAACGAATTTATTTCGATCATGGGGCCATCCGGTTCGGGCAAATCGACTCTGATGAATATCATGGGTTGTCTCGATGTGCCGACGGCGGGCGAATACAGCCTGGAAGGGATCAGCGTGGCCAGTCTCAGCGCCAATCAACTGGCCGATATAAGAAATCAGAAAGTCGGTTTTGTTTTTCAATCGTTCAATCTATTGCCGTACGCGAGCGCGGCGGAAAATGTCGAATTGCCGCTTCTCTTTGCCGGCTGGAACGGGCGCAAACGGCGGGAGCGGGTGCAGGAGCTTCTGGCCCAGGTCGGCCTGGCCGACAAGGACGCCAACAAGCCGACGGAAATGTCGGGGGGGGAAATGCAGCGGGTGGCGATTGCGCGAGCCCTGGCCAATAAGCCGAACCTGATTCTGGCCGACGAACCGACGGGAAATCTCGACAGCAAGAGCGGCGGGGAAATCATGAAACTTTTTACCCGCCTCTGGGAAGAGGGCCATACTATTATAATTATCACCCACGATCAGAATGTCGCCAAGCAGACAAAAAGGATCATCCGGCTCAAAGACGGCACCCTTGATAACGGCAACGGCAATGGCAATGGAAGCGGAGTTCCTATATCTTTGAGCGCCTCCTGATAGTTTGTTGCCGGGCAGACGCACCTAATTCGGGCAGTATTATAGATTTTCTTGTTGATTATCGTCAATTTCCCCGCAAATTATCTTTATGGATTTCGGCAGGATACTCAGAAGGGCCTTCGATTATACTTTCAAGTATAAATCTCTCTGGGTGCTCGGTTTCTTTTCGACCTTCTTCGGCAACACCTATGGTTTTATTGACCGGGAAAATCAGACGAACGCGGCCGGCATTCTATTCGGCAATCCGACGCTTCTCATTTTTCTCATTATTTACGCCATGACGCTTTTCTTT comes from the Candidatus Zixiibacteriota bacterium genome and includes:
- a CDS encoding conserved membrane hypothetical protein (Evidence 4 : Unknown function but conserved in other organisms); translated protein: MNFKIVYNVFMRDFRKQKKRMTLTILAIAWGTISIMLLLAFGEGLKQQMGRNQKGLGEGIAIVWGGQTSIPYKGMGRGRPIRLTADDIEYLRERMPELKNIGGEYLNWGIDLRYKDKVYSELVCGLYPCYEDIRTHYPQAGGRFINETDMNEKRRVVFLGNKLKEKLFGAEDAVGKIMLINSIPFTVIGVMQEKMQMGMYHGPDETTANIPATTFAAIFGYRYLSNMVYQPYDINDMKGVEKHAIALLAAKYKYDPKDEQALQVWDAASSAREFANMLLGIQLFLGIIGGMSLLIAGVGVANIMYVSIKERTREIGIKMAIGARKKYILSQFLMEAISITAVGGFFGMSLSYIXTESFKMIRIQSDVLDFMGRPTVSPEIGIIVILILGSLGLISGIFPAMRAASVNPVESLRYE
- the yknY gene encoding Uncharacterized ABC transporter ATP-binding protein YknY, with product MINMKELRKKYNTGKVEFEALRGIDLNVDRNEFISIMGPSGSGKSTLMNIMGCLDVPTAGEYSLEGISVASLSANQLADIRNQKVGFVFQSFNLLPYASAAENVELPLLFAGWNGRKRRERVQELLAQVGLADKDANKPTEMSGGEMQRVAIARALANKPNLILADEPTGNLDSKSGGEIMKLFTRLWEEGHTIIIITHDQNVAKQTKRIIRLKDGTLDNGNGNGNGSGVPISLSAS